The following proteins are co-located in the Flavobacteriales bacterium genome:
- a CDS encoding PKD domain-containing protein yields GDNTTSQLENPNTHTYSTFGDYAIQLIMSNTFSCTDSATQWIKILPNMPIADFTGEGKGCAPLTVNFTNLSQNATSFSWDFGDGYFSNQENPTKIYEQEGIYSVSLTAISESGSHSVTKANSIEVFKKPISRFLVSSDYIEELGMALETTNKSEYADTYLWDFGDFSSSTEFSPSHYYQENGKYTITLITYNEECSDTSRKDVSIANSTSGHIIVPNSFTPNSNNENGNNLNT; encoded by the coding sequence TGGCGATAATACAACGTCACAATTAGAAAACCCAAATACGCATACCTATTCAACTTTTGGAGATTATGCTATTCAATTGATAATGAGTAATACATTCTCTTGTACTGATTCGGCAACCCAATGGATAAAGATATTGCCTAATATGCCTATTGCAGACTTTACTGGCGAAGGGAAAGGGTGTGCACCCCTAACTGTTAATTTCACAAACCTGTCTCAAAATGCAACTTCTTTCAGTTGGGATTTTGGTGACGGCTATTTTTCAAATCAGGAAAATCCAACTAAAATATATGAACAGGAAGGTATTTACTCAGTAAGTTTGACAGCAATAAGTGAGTCTGGCTCACATTCAGTGACCAAAGCTAACAGTATTGAAGTTTTTAAAAAACCCATCTCACGATTTTTAGTAAGTTCAGATTATATTGAAGAATTAGGTATGGCATTAGAAACAACTAATAAGTCTGAATACGCTGATACTTATTTATGGGATTTTGGTGATTTTTCTAGCTCTACAGAATTTAGTCCCTCTCACTATTACCAAGAAAATGGAAAATATACGATTACGTTAATAACATACAACGAAGAGTGTAGTGATACTAGTAGAAAAGATGTGAGTATAGCTAACAGTACAAGTGGACACATTATAGTGCCAAATAGCTTTACTCCTAATTCAAATAATGAAAACGGCAATAATTTAAATACATAA
- a CDS encoding phosphosulfolactate synthase produces the protein MNTKNKTFMNFEIPYLPQRALKPRQNGLTMMMDKGLSVRQVEDFIETAGELTDMVKFGFGTSIISPNLAEKIKLYQNANIDVYLGGTLFEAFIARNKFDDYKRLLDKYNINTVEVSDGSIEISHVEKCEYISELNKNFKVLSEVGSKDANKLIPPYKWIELMQRELDAGSWKVIAEAREGGNVGIYRGSGEVRSDLIEEILTKIDNDKIMWESPQKTQQVWFIKLMGSNVNLGNIAYNEVIPLECLRLGLRGDTFFDHLPK, from the coding sequence TTGAATACAAAAAATAAAACATTTATGAATTTCGAAATACCTTACTTACCTCAAAGAGCATTAAAGCCTCGTCAAAATGGTCTTACTATGATGATGGACAAAGGGTTAAGTGTACGTCAAGTAGAAGACTTTATAGAAACTGCTGGTGAGCTTACCGATATGGTAAAGTTTGGTTTTGGCACTTCAATAATATCTCCAAACCTTGCTGAAAAGATAAAACTTTATCAAAATGCAAACATTGATGTTTATTTAGGTGGTACATTATTTGAAGCTTTCATCGCTAGGAATAAGTTTGACGACTACAAAAGGTTGCTGGATAAATACAACATCAATACAGTTGAAGTTTCAGATGGGTCTATAGAAATATCACATGTTGAAAAATGTGAATATATTTCAGAGCTAAATAAAAATTTCAAAGTACTATCTGAAGTGGGTTCAAAAGATGCGAATAAGCTGATCCCGCCCTACAAATGGATAGAACTCATGCAAAGAGAACTAGATGCAGGATCATGGAAAGTTATTGCTGAAGCTCGAGAAGGTGGTAACGTAGGTATATATCGAGGTAGTGGTGAAGTGCGTTCAGATTTAATCGAGGAGATTTTAACAAAAATTGACAACGATAAAATAATGTGGGAATCACCACAAAAAACCCAACAAGTTTGGTTTATAAAATTAATGGGATCCAATGTAAACCTAGGCAATATAGCCTATAATGAGGTTATACCACTAGAGTGTTTAAGGCTAGGGCTTAGAGGAGACACATTCTTTGACCATCTACCAAAATAG
- a CDS encoding rhodanese-like domain-containing protein, whose translation MTVKELKHLIDGKADVKIIDIRESYEYENGSICELNIPLAQFMSRINDIPREKPVIIYCNSGKRSRSLKYMIEKLHAYNNLSHLEGGYQKWEEETADL comes from the coding sequence ATGACTGTTAAAGAACTCAAACACCTAATCGATGGTAAAGCAGATGTCAAAATCATTGATATAAGAGAATCTTATGAATATGAAAACGGCTCCATTTGCGAACTCAACATTCCTCTAGCACAATTTATGAGTAGAATTAACGACATTCCTAGAGAAAAACCTGTTATAATATATTGTAATAGTGGTAAAAGAAGTCGTTCTCTAAAATATATGATTGAAAAACTTCATGCTTACAACAACTTATCTCACTTAGAAGGTGGATATCAAAAGTGGGAAGAAGAAACGGCAGATCTCTAA
- a CDS encoding DUF368 domain-containing protein: MKTFFIRFFKGVAMGAANVIPGVSGGTIALITNIYEELIDSLKSFNLNAFQLLVKGQFQALHSQLNLNFLVPIILGIVVSILSLAKLFDYLLIEFPAHTWAYFFGLVLASVYYVGLKVKEWNWKIILILILGTIIALTISFVSPSPTEDSSYFYIFICGLIGICGMILPGLSGSYILMLMGNYHLLMVKSINSISEFVQALASGNLTTFLTSPNFELLIYFIIFLIGSVVGLISFSNIISWVFNKYHDATLALLTGFVFGSLSIIWPWKKEIFSNEVIDRHGEPLLLGYERYLPSVWGLNEIFVLVFMLIGVLSIIVVEYLAKQE, encoded by the coding sequence ATGAAAACATTTTTCATTAGATTTTTTAAAGGCGTTGCAATGGGTGCCGCAAACGTCATTCCTGGTGTGTCGGGTGGTACCATAGCGCTAATAACTAACATTTACGAAGAATTAATAGACTCTCTAAAGTCATTTAATTTAAATGCTTTTCAGCTCCTTGTAAAAGGTCAGTTTCAAGCCTTACACTCTCAGTTAAACTTAAATTTTCTAGTGCCCATTATACTAGGTATTGTTGTTAGCATTTTAAGTTTAGCTAAACTGTTTGATTACCTACTTATAGAATTCCCTGCACATACCTGGGCTTATTTCTTCGGTTTAGTATTAGCATCGGTTTACTATGTTGGACTAAAAGTAAAAGAATGGAATTGGAAAATCATCTTAATCCTTATACTTGGGACAATAATAGCCTTAACTATATCATTTGTATCGCCATCTCCAACTGAAGACTCCTCCTATTTTTACATTTTCATTTGTGGTTTAATTGGTATATGCGGCATGATTTTACCCGGTCTTTCTGGTTCTTATATTTTGATGTTAATGGGCAATTACCACTTGCTAATGGTAAAATCTATAAATAGTATATCAGAATTTGTTCAAGCTCTAGCTAGCGGCAACCTTACCACATTCTTAACAAGTCCAAATTTCGAATTACTAATTTACTTCATCATCTTTTTGATTGGATCTGTTGTTGGTTTAATCTCATTTTCAAATATCATTTCATGGGTATTTAACAAATACCACGATGCAACACTAGCTCTGCTTACAGGCTTTGTCTTTGGATCATTAAGTATTATATGGCCATGGAAAAAGGAAATCTTTAGTAATGAGGTAATTGACAGACATGGCGAGCCATTACTGTTGGGTTACGAACGCTATCTTCCTAGCGTATGGGGGCTAAATGAAATATTCGTTCTCGTATTTATGCTTATCGGTGTACTTTCAATTATAGTCGTAGAATATTTAGCCAAACAAGAGTAA
- a CDS encoding shikimate dehydrogenase, translating into MISFGLIGYPLGHSFSKIYFEKKFKLENIKNTEYLNLENSSLEELFSSKKLLTLKGFNVTIPHKEAIIPYLDELSKEAKAIGAVNCVKRKGQKFIGYNTDYIGFLNSFKKVKKSYHKKALILGNGGATKAIIYALNVLELDYQIVSRGSSFDYTDIDKKCLEEYQIIINCTPLGTHPDTDKYPLIPYQFLTDKHFLYDLVYNPLESRFLSFGKEKKCTIKNGKEMLEIQADESWFIWNRKNYTY; encoded by the coding sequence ATGATTTCGTTTGGACTTATCGGCTATCCTCTTGGACATTCTTTTTCAAAAATATATTTTGAGAAAAAATTCAAACTAGAGAACATTAAAAACACAGAGTATTTAAACCTTGAAAACTCAAGTTTAGAAGAATTATTCAGCTCAAAAAAACTATTAACTTTAAAAGGGTTTAATGTCACCATCCCACACAAAGAAGCTATTATCCCTTACCTAGATGAATTAAGCAAAGAAGCTAAAGCTATTGGAGCAGTTAATTGTGTTAAAAGGAAAGGACAAAAGTTTATTGGCTACAATACCGACTACATAGGGTTTCTTAACTCTTTTAAAAAGGTAAAGAAAAGTTATCATAAAAAAGCATTAATACTTGGCAACGGTGGAGCAACAAAAGCTATTATTTACGCTCTTAATGTTTTAGAATTAGACTATCAAATTGTATCGAGAGGCTCATCTTTTGATTACACTGATATAGATAAAAAATGTCTTGAAGAGTATCAAATTATTATCAACTGCACTCCTCTAGGAACACATCCTGATACGGATAAATATCCATTAATACCCTACCAATTTTTAACCGATAAACATTTTCTTTATGATTTAGTTTATAATCCTTTAGAAAGTCGATTTTTATCTTTTGGTAAAGAAAAAAAGTGTACCATAAAAAATGGTAAAGAAATGCTAGAAATACAAGCTGATGAATCATGGTTTATATGGAATCGTAAAAATTACACTTATTAA
- a CDS encoding DUF349 domain-containing protein — protein MVEESKEVETELVNEEITEETPTQEVDYNTFTAEELHQQVSELIKIDNIYSVAKSVDAIKAVFYKKINTEKELHKEEYLKNEGVEEEYKFIHPLEKDFKKIFGEFRKKKAEYRENLELDFAKNLKIKSQIIKDIESIIKDEETIKETFERFRALQDKWRSTGEVGIGYRNDIWKSYHHQVEKFYDFIKINNELRDLDFDRNLKQKVSMCEEAEALISEKSINKVHSDLQNLHEKWKEVGPVKRELREEVWERFKTATHKLHKKRNEHFLELKEKGKQAFENKSKICEKIAALSDKEVKSHNEWNNLTTQAQELEAEWKKQAPMSKEDNKAAWKLLRETLSNFYAKKNDFYKGKKEENKHILHQKISLCEKAEELVNSDANWKLKSEKAIKLQEDWKKSGYLPKSQSDKIWKRFRTALDNFYNSKKSFFKELDKEKADNLNKKKDYLKKVSDFKLSEDKKENLNTLDNFQKEWRNLGDVPRDKTKIEDEFRKSIDSLYKQMKVDKKELNDIKFNNKLQNLKSKSDPFAIDKEKQFVRNKINDLQKEVNQYETNISFFGASKGADKLKSQIEKKIENGKAEIDSLKDKLKQLNTL, from the coding sequence ATGGTAGAAGAATCAAAAGAGGTTGAAACAGAACTTGTTAATGAAGAAATAACAGAAGAAACCCCTACTCAAGAAGTTGATTACAATACATTTACTGCTGAAGAATTACATCAGCAAGTTTCAGAATTAATTAAAATTGATAATATTTATTCTGTAGCCAAAAGTGTTGATGCTATAAAAGCTGTTTTCTACAAAAAGATAAACACAGAAAAAGAACTTCATAAAGAAGAATATTTAAAAAATGAAGGTGTTGAAGAAGAATATAAATTCATTCATCCATTAGAAAAAGATTTTAAAAAAATATTTGGAGAATTCCGCAAGAAAAAAGCAGAATACAGAGAAAACTTAGAATTAGATTTTGCCAAAAATCTCAAGATAAAATCTCAAATCATCAAAGATATTGAGAGCATAATAAAGGATGAAGAAACCATTAAAGAAACTTTTGAAAGGTTTAGAGCCTTACAAGATAAATGGCGTTCTACTGGAGAAGTAGGTATTGGCTATCGAAATGACATCTGGAAATCATACCATCATCAGGTTGAAAAATTCTATGATTTTATAAAAATCAATAACGAATTAAGGGACTTGGATTTTGATAGAAATCTAAAACAAAAAGTTTCAATGTGCGAAGAAGCAGAAGCCTTAATAAGTGAAAAGTCCATTAATAAGGTTCATTCAGATTTACAAAACCTGCACGAAAAATGGAAAGAAGTAGGCCCTGTAAAAAGAGAACTAAGAGAAGAAGTATGGGAACGCTTTAAGACAGCAACACACAAACTCCATAAGAAAAGAAACGAGCATTTTCTGGAGCTCAAAGAAAAAGGGAAACAAGCCTTTGAGAATAAATCCAAAATTTGTGAAAAGATTGCCGCCCTTTCAGACAAAGAGGTTAAATCACACAACGAATGGAATAACTTGACAACTCAAGCTCAAGAGTTAGAGGCTGAATGGAAGAAACAAGCACCAATGAGCAAAGAAGATAATAAGGCTGCTTGGAAACTTCTTAGAGAAACACTTTCTAACTTTTACGCTAAGAAAAATGACTTTTACAAAGGAAAAAAAGAAGAAAACAAACATATCTTACACCAAAAAATAAGCTTGTGTGAGAAGGCTGAAGAATTGGTTAATTCTGATGCTAACTGGAAGTTAAAATCTGAAAAGGCTATCAAGCTACAAGAAGATTGGAAAAAAAGCGGTTATTTACCCAAATCACAATCCGATAAAATCTGGAAAAGATTTAGAACAGCCCTTGACAACTTTTATAACAGTAAAAAAAGTTTCTTCAAAGAACTAGATAAAGAAAAAGCCGATAATCTAAATAAGAAAAAAGACTACTTGAAAAAAGTAAGTGACTTCAAACTTTCTGAGGATAAGAAAGAAAACTTGAACACTCTAGATAATTTTCAAAAAGAATGGCGAAACTTAGGTGATGTTCCTAGGGATAAAACCAAGATTGAAGATGAATTTAGAAAATCCATTGACAGCTTGTACAAGCAAATGAAAGTGGATAAAAAAGAGTTGAATGACATTAAGTTCAACAACAAATTGCAAAACTTAAAATCAAAGTCTGATCCATTTGCAATTGACAAAGAAAAGCAGTTTGTCAGAAACAAAATCAATGACCTTCAAAAGGAAGTCAATCAATACGAAACCAATATCTCTTTCTTTGGCGCTTCAAAAGGTGCAGACAAACTCAAGTCTCAAATAGAAAAGAAAATAGAGAATGGAAAAGCTGAAATAGATTCATTAAAAGATAAATTGAAACAGCTTAACACCCTTTAA
- the uvrB gene encoding excinuclease ABC subunit UvrB: MGFRIVSDFKPTGDQPSAIKQLVEGIDNNESHQTLLGVTGSGKTFTVANVIKEVQKPTLILSHNKTLAAQLYSEFKQFFPHNAVEYFVSYYDYYQPEAYIPSSGTYIEKDLSINQEIEKLRLSTTSTLLSGRKDIIVVASVSCIYGIGNPEEFNNNVIEIEAGQKISRNKLLNQLVTSLYSRSDIQFERGNFKVKGDTVSVFPAYADIAYKIHFWGDEIEEIESFDPVNNLVIEKFKYLRIFPATIFVASKDRIQSAIHQIQDDLMDQVQFLHNTDRKLEAKRLDERVNYDLEMIRELGYCSGIENYSRYFDGRMPGTRPFCLIDYFPNDFLTVIDESHVTLPQIRAMFGGDRSRKENLVDYGFRLPAAMDNRLLKFEEFETINNQFIYVSATPADYELEQSGGVVAEQVIRPTGLLDPKIDVRPSLNQIDDLLEEIKLRVDKDERTLVTTLTKRMAEELTKYLTRFEIRCRYIHSDVDTLERVEILHELREGLFDVLVGVNLLREGLDLPEVSLVAILDADKEGFLRSERSLTQTAGRAARNVNGLVIMYADKVTRSMKLTIDETNRRREKQIAYNTENGLVPTPLKKKKDNELAKKLNPYAIKEGMSMAAESQEDYSNPKTLEKAIKNTKKQMENAAQDLDFIEAVKLRDKLTELKKLRK; this comes from the coding sequence ATGGGATTCAGAATAGTATCGGATTTTAAGCCTACAGGAGATCAACCATCTGCCATAAAACAACTCGTTGAGGGTATTGACAACAACGAAAGTCATCAAACACTTTTAGGGGTTACCGGTTCTGGTAAAACGTTTACTGTTGCCAACGTTATAAAAGAGGTTCAAAAGCCAACTCTAATACTCAGTCATAATAAAACCCTTGCCGCTCAATTGTATAGTGAGTTCAAACAGTTTTTTCCACACAATGCAGTCGAATATTTTGTATCCTACTACGACTATTACCAACCAGAGGCATATATTCCTAGTAGCGGAACGTATATTGAAAAAGATTTATCAATAAATCAAGAAATTGAAAAATTACGATTAAGCACTACCTCTACCCTTTTATCTGGAAGAAAAGACATCATAGTGGTAGCCTCTGTTTCTTGCATTTATGGCATCGGAAACCCTGAAGAATTTAACAACAACGTTATTGAAATTGAGGCTGGACAAAAAATAAGTAGAAATAAGCTACTCAATCAATTGGTAACTTCTTTATACTCTCGATCGGACATACAATTTGAAAGGGGCAATTTTAAGGTCAAGGGAGATACGGTTTCTGTTTTTCCTGCATATGCTGATATAGCTTATAAAATTCATTTTTGGGGCGATGAGATTGAAGAAATAGAAAGTTTTGATCCTGTAAATAATTTGGTAATTGAGAAATTCAAGTACCTACGTATTTTTCCAGCTACCATATTTGTTGCCTCTAAAGACCGAATTCAAAGTGCTATACATCAGATTCAAGATGATTTGATGGATCAAGTGCAATTCTTACATAATACTGATAGAAAATTAGAAGCCAAGCGTTTGGATGAAAGAGTCAATTACGACCTAGAGATGATTCGAGAACTCGGCTATTGTTCAGGTATAGAAAACTATTCTCGTTACTTTGATGGGCGAATGCCAGGAACACGTCCTTTCTGTCTGATAGACTATTTTCCTAATGATTTCTTAACCGTAATTGATGAAAGTCACGTGACTTTACCTCAGATAAGAGCCATGTTTGGTGGCGACCGTTCTCGTAAAGAAAACCTAGTAGATTACGGCTTTCGTTTGCCTGCCGCTATGGACAATCGACTTTTGAAGTTTGAGGAATTTGAAACTATCAATAATCAGTTCATTTATGTCAGCGCTACCCCTGCCGACTATGAATTAGAGCAATCAGGAGGAGTAGTAGCAGAGCAAGTCATTAGACCAACGGGATTATTAGACCCAAAGATAGATGTTAGACCATCACTCAATCAGATAGATGATTTACTAGAAGAAATAAAATTGAGAGTAGATAAAGATGAACGAACTCTTGTTACTACCCTTACTAAGCGAATGGCAGAAGAATTGACTAAATACCTCACACGCTTTGAAATACGTTGCCGATACATACACTCCGATGTAGATACTCTTGAACGTGTCGAAATATTACACGAATTGAGAGAAGGGCTTTTTGATGTATTGGTGGGTGTCAATTTATTAAGAGAAGGCTTGGACTTACCGGAAGTTAGCTTAGTAGCCATTTTAGATGCCGATAAAGAAGGCTTTTTACGTTCTGAACGTTCTCTTACTCAAACAGCCGGAAGAGCCGCCAGGAATGTCAATGGATTAGTAATTATGTATGCCGATAAGGTTACTCGCTCTATGAAGCTTACCATAGATGAAACAAATAGACGTAGAGAAAAACAAATCGCCTACAATACTGAAAACGGACTAGTTCCTACTCCATTAAAGAAGAAAAAGGACAATGAATTAGCCAAAAAACTAAACCCTTACGCTATAAAAGAAGGTATGAGTATGGCTGCTGAAAGCCAAGAAGATTATTCTAATCCTAAGACTTTAGAAAAAGCCATAAAGAACACTAAAAAGCAAATGGAAAATGCAGCTCAAGACTTAGATTTTATTGAAGCAGTAAAACTTCGAGATAAACTCACTGAACTGAAGAAGTTGAGAAAATAA
- a CDS encoding prohibitin family protein has product MFENNDSGGFNPKLPRFFVLGFAAIIFLLITGGNMFYTVNPGEKAVIFKRFGGGLDKDLVVPQGFHFIAPWNKVYIYNVKIQEDYEAMEVLSKNGLSIKVDLSFRFTPNTAELGYLHDLVGEDYLESIIRPEIRSVTREVIGEYLPEELYSTKREEVEDKIFEITSKSVADKYVFLDAILIRDVTLPKTLQAAIENKLRQEQEALEYEFKLLKESKEAERKRIEAEGISDFQRIVTKTITPQLLKWKGIETTQELSKSPNSKVIVIGNGDGDLPIILGGDK; this is encoded by the coding sequence ATGTTTGAAAACAACGATTCGGGTGGATTTAACCCTAAACTTCCTAGATTTTTTGTGCTAGGTTTTGCAGCAATAATCTTCCTTTTGATAACTGGTGGAAATATGTTTTACACTGTTAACCCAGGTGAAAAAGCGGTAATATTTAAGCGTTTTGGAGGCGGTCTAGATAAAGATTTAGTTGTCCCTCAAGGTTTTCATTTTATAGCACCTTGGAATAAGGTTTACATCTACAATGTTAAAATTCAAGAGGATTATGAAGCTATGGAAGTACTATCGAAAAATGGTCTTTCTATAAAGGTAGATTTATCTTTCCGATTTACGCCTAATACTGCTGAGCTAGGATACTTACACGACTTAGTTGGTGAAGATTACTTAGAAAGTATTATTCGACCAGAAATCCGTTCTGTCACCAGAGAGGTTATTGGTGAGTATTTGCCAGAAGAATTGTATTCTACTAAAAGAGAAGAAGTGGAAGACAAGATTTTTGAGATTACGTCTAAATCTGTTGCAGATAAATATGTCTTTTTAGATGCTATACTTATTCGAGATGTAACTTTACCTAAGACCCTTCAAGCAGCTATTGAGAATAAGTTAAGACAAGAGCAAGAAGCCTTAGAGTATGAGTTCAAACTATTGAAAGAATCCAAAGAGGCAGAAAGAAAACGTATCGAAGCTGAAGGTATTTCAGATTTCCAGCGTATCGTAACCAAAACGATTACGCCTCAACTACTTAAATGGAAAGGTATTGAAACGACTCAAGAGTTGTCAAAATCGCCTAACAGTAAAGTAATTGTTATTGGAAATGGTGATGGTGACCTACCAATCATACTTGGTGGTGACAAATAA
- the fabG gene encoding 3-oxoacyl-[acyl-carrier-protein] reductase, whose protein sequence is MKLLEGKTAIITGASRGIGKGIALTFAKQGANIAFTYLSSEEKAKALEEELSAFGIKAKGFKSDASQFDAAQDLADNVMETFGTIDVLVNNAGITKDNLLMRMSEEDFDTVMEVNMKSIFNLTKAVLRPMLKQRSGSIINMSSVVGVKGNAGQANYSASKAGIIGFSKSTALELGSRNIRCNVIAPGFIETEMTAKLDENIVKGWTDSIPLKRGGSPEDIANATVFLASDMSSYISGQVLNVCGGMLT, encoded by the coding sequence ATGAAATTATTAGAAGGTAAAACAGCCATTATTACAGGTGCATCAAGAGGAATAGGTAAGGGAATAGCTTTGACTTTTGCTAAGCAAGGAGCTAACATTGCTTTCACCTACCTATCATCGGAAGAAAAAGCAAAAGCACTAGAAGAAGAGTTATCAGCTTTTGGAATAAAAGCAAAAGGCTTTAAGTCAGACGCTTCACAATTTGATGCTGCTCAAGACTTAGCTGATAATGTAATGGAAACTTTTGGCACTATAGATGTATTGGTTAATAATGCTGGTATTACGAAAGATAACTTGCTAATGCGCATGAGTGAAGAAGATTTTGATACAGTAATGGAAGTCAATATGAAATCTATATTCAACCTAACTAAGGCTGTGCTAAGACCTATGCTTAAACAACGTTCTGGTTCTATCATTAATATGAGTTCGGTAGTTGGTGTAAAAGGTAATGCAGGACAAGCTAATTATTCGGCTTCAAAAGCAGGTATTATTGGTTTTTCTAAATCTACGGCTTTAGAACTAGGCTCTAGAAATATCCGTTGTAATGTTATTGCTCCTGGATTTATTGAAACAGAAATGACAGCTAAACTCGATGAAAATATTGTAAAAGGTTGGACAGATAGTATTCCGCTTAAGCGAGGAGGATCACCTGAAGATATTGCTAATGCTACGGTATTTTTAGCTTCCGATATGTCATCATATATTTCAGGGCAAGTGTTAAATGTTTGCGGAGGAATGTTGACTTAA
- the sucD gene encoding succinate--CoA ligase subunit alpha has protein sequence MSVLVNKDSKVIVQGFTGSEGTFHAGQMIEYGTNVVGGVTPGKGGQTHLDRPVFNTVVEAVEKVAANTSLIFVPPAFAADAIMEAAAAGIKVIICITEGIPTKDMITVKEYLSDKDCRLVGPNCPGVITPVEAKCGIMPGFVFKSGRIGVVSKSGTLTYEAADQVVKAGMGISTAIGIGGDPIIGTTTKEAVELLMNDSETDAIIMIGEIGGQLEADAAHWIKANGTKPVVGFIAGQTAPKGRTMGHAGAIVGGEDDTAEAKMRILSECGIHVVASPAKIGAKMAELMRVNA, from the coding sequence ATGAGCGTATTAGTAAATAAAGATTCTAAAGTTATTGTTCAAGGTTTTACTGGAAGTGAAGGTACTTTTCACGCTGGTCAAATGATAGAGTATGGAACAAATGTTGTTGGTGGTGTAACACCTGGCAAGGGAGGTCAAACACATCTGGATAGACCTGTTTTTAATACTGTTGTAGAAGCAGTAGAAAAAGTAGCCGCTAATACTTCTTTGATTTTTGTACCTCCAGCTTTTGCGGCAGATGCCATTATGGAAGCAGCAGCAGCAGGAATAAAAGTGATAATTTGTATTACGGAAGGAATTCCTACTAAAGATATGATTACGGTCAAAGAATACCTTTCTGATAAAGATTGTCGTTTGGTTGGTCCAAATTGCCCAGGGGTAATTACTCCGGTTGAAGCAAAATGCGGTATTATGCCAGGATTTGTATTTAAATCTGGTAGGATAGGTGTTGTTTCAAAGTCAGGAACATTGACTTATGAAGCTGCTGACCAAGTGGTTAAGGCAGGAATGGGAATTTCTACTGCAATCGGTATTGGTGGCGATCCAATTATTGGAACTACCACTAAAGAGGCTGTTGAATTGCTAATGAATGACTCAGAAACTGATGCAATTATTATGATTGGTGAAATAGGTGGTCAGTTAGAGGCAGACGCTGCACATTGGATAAAAGCGAACGGTACTAAGCCAGTAGTTGGTTTTATAGCTGGTCAGACTGCTCCAAAAGGTAGAACTATGGGGCATGCAGGTGCAATTGTTGGTGGTGAAGATGATACGGCTGAAGCTAAAATGAGAATCCTTAGTGAATGTGGTATCCATGTTGTAGCATCTCCAGCTAAAATTGGCGCTAAGATGGCTGAATTGATGCGCGTAAACGCATAA